From Bradyrhizobium sp. sBnM-33:
CGCCCTCCGGCATGACCGGCGTGCAGACGCTGGTGCCCTTGATGCTCGACCACGTTAACGCGGGCCGGCTTTCTCTACAGCGTTTCGTCGATCTCACCAGCGCAGGTCCTGCGCGGCTGTACAACATCGCCTGCAAGGGCCGCATCGCGGCGGGCTATGACGCCGATTTCACCATCGTCGATCTGAAACGCTCTGAGACCATCACCAACAAATGGGTGGCCTCGCGAGCGGGATGGACGCCGTATGACGGCATGCGCGTCACCGGATGGCCGGTCGGCACCTTCGTGCGCGGCAGGCGCGTGATGTGGGAGGGCGAGGTAACGACGCCCTCCACCGGCGAACCGGTGCGGTTCTTGGAGACGTTGAGGGTGTAGCTCGGAGGTCGTTCCGAATACAACTGTCGTCGCCCGGCTTGACCGGGCGACCCAGCATTCCAGAGAAGTTTGTATTCTATCGAGAAGGCGCAGCGTACTGGGTCACCCGCCCCTGTGCGCCAATTGCGCACAAGGCGGGTGACGACATCCGAACTTTGCTGCTACTGCTTCGCCAGCGTCAGCGAAAACTCGCCGTTGCGCACGCGCGCCGAAAGACCTTCGGCGAATTTCGCCACCGCGTCCTCGCCATAAGTCGAGACCAGTTCGGCGAGCGCCGTGAACAGGCTCGCCTGCGCCAGGCAGTCGCCGTCGACGCCATCGTGCCGCGCTTCCGCCCAGGCCTCGCTCAGATAGCTAAGGGCAGTCTGCTTCTGTTCGAGGTCGGGAAGTGGGTCGTGGGCGATCGAAAAGGCGGCTGGGCGGCTCATGAAGCTCAACGAAATCTGCGCGCGAACCAGGGCGGATCGCATCCTAACCCGACAAGCTGTAGCACGCGGTACGGGGCCGCCTAGGCCACATCTTTAGGAAAGGTTAACGCGGTGCCGATATTTCGAGCGGCGGTTCCCGGCACCGATCAGGTGCCGCCCATTCGGCCGCGAATCTCCTCGATACCACCGGTGAAATAAAACGCGTCGGCGGGGAGATCGTCGTGACGGCCATCGAGGATCTCCCGGGAGCTACGAAGGGCCTCGGTGCGGCTGACATAGGAGCCCGGCCGTTTCGTGAACGGCTCCGCCACGAAAAACGGCTGTGAGAAGAACGCCTGTAGTTTTCGCGCCCGTTGCAGCGCGACGGTTTCCGCTCCCGCTTGCGGAGTATCTTCCGCGGCGCCCAACAGGGCGATCGCTTCGCGCGCTCGCCGGGCTATATCCAGCTCCTCAGCACCGATCAGGTTGTCGTCCACCAGCCTTGATCTTGTCGTCAACAGGTCGACCCCCGGGTAGTTCTTCTGGAGGATCATGTTGCGCGTGAGATGGATGACGGTATCAATCGATGCGAGCTTGGCCAGCTTCTCTGTCGTCCATGGCTGATGTTCGCCGCCGAGAAAGAACGTCTGCACGGAGCCCACGGTGCCTTCGCTGTACCCTTCCGCCTTCAACGCATCAGCGATTGAACGTTTCTCGTCAAGCGAAGGCGGCCAGATATCGGATGGCGGCGGATAGAGCACGAACAGGGTAACGGGATGAACGCCCTTGCTGATGCGGCGCACGATTTCCTCCATATTGACGGTGATCCCGGTGCCGTATTCACCCGCGATAGCGACGCTGCCGCCGCCGCGGATCGGGCACATCACGTCGATGACCTTGATGCCGGTCTCGACGACTTCATTGGATTGCCGGCCGTCGGTGGTCGCTGCCGCAAGCAGAGGCAGCAGTCGTTCGAGCTGCATGTGATTGATCGGCGCCGTCGCCCGTCGGCGCGCGTTGAGTACGGTGGCGCCGCGCGGCAGCGCGGTCACCGGCGCCGTCGCGATGCCGCGGACAAGGCCGCCGCCTGGTCGCTGCATGACCTGAATGGTGACGCCCTGTTTGCGCGCTTCGTCGCTGACGGTGAGTTCGCTCATGAGATCTGGCGGCGACGCCGGATCGAACAGGGCTTCCACGATGTCGCCATGGGTTTCGATCAAGCGGCCGATGCGGCTGGCGAAATCGTCCGGCAGTCCCTGGGCGTGCAGCGTATCAGTGACCATGGTCAGCATCCTTTGCTTCAGATGGGTGCGGGCGGCGTGCAGGCGATTATTGACGGTCGCGACCGAGAGGCCGAGGAAAGTCGCGACGTCCTGATGCGAACATTCGTGGACGAAGAACAGTGTTGCTGGTTCGCGCAGCGCACCGGGGAGTTCTGAGATCGCGGCGAGAGCAGCCGCAGCCTGGCGGCGCTGCTCGACGATGTGTTCCGCCGTCGGATCGTCGCTTGGAATTTCTTCCGCTTCGGCCATAGGCACGGCATGCAACTGCTTGCGGCGCAACACCCGGAACGCATGATGGCGGACGATGCCGCGGAGCCAGCCGGGAAATGCCCTGGGTTCGTCAAGCGTGGGAAGCGCCGACCAAGCGGCTACGAAGGCCTCCTGAACGATATCTTCAGCCTGCTGGAAATCGCGCACCTGGGCCAGCGCCGAGCCGAAGGCGAAATGCTGGAAGCGTCGCGTCAGGTCGACGAAGGCGCTGACGTCGCCTTCGCGTGCCTTTCGAACCAGTTGCTCGTGATCCATCGCCATGCCCTCTCACCCACAAGGTGCCAGGGAGGGCAGTGTACCTTTAGAACAAATGAAAACAATTTCGAGTGGCTTGCGGCAGGCCAGGCTTCAAGAAATGCAGCTGAGGATCGCTCCGGGCGTGGCGCAAACACGGTGCGCGCCGGCCTCGATCAGCTCGGCCCGGCTACCGTAGCCGTACAACACGCCGACGCCCTTCATGCGGTTGCTCTTTGCGCCGACCATGTCGTGGCTGCGATCACCGATCATCAGCGCCTTGGTCGGATCGACCGATACTTCCTTCAGGGCGTATTCCAGCAGATGCGACTTGTCCACACGGGTGCCGTCGAGCTCGGCGCCGAACACGCGCTCGAAGTGCTTCCGCAAGCCGAAATGGTCAATGATGCGTTCGGCGAACACGTGCGCCTTGCTGGTAGCGACGAACAGCCGGTGGCCGGAGGCGCGGAGCGCCGTCAGCACCTCGTCGATGCCGTCGTATACGCCGTTTTCGTAGAGGCCGATGTCGGAAAATCGCTCTCGGTAGAGCGTCACCGCGCGGTCCGCGGAGTGATCGCCGAGCAACTTCACAAAGCTTGAGCGCAGCGGCGGGCCGATGCACCAGGTCAGTTCGTCCTCGGTCGGAATCGTATGATGATCGAGCCGTTGCAGCGCGTATTGGATTGACCGGGTGATGCCGGGTTTGGGATCGGTCAGCGTTCCGTCGAGGTCGAAATAGATCGCGTCCATGGGCTTCAGTTCGCGTAGCGCGCGGTGAGGTCGCGCGAGATTTTTGAGCCTTCCTCGATATATCTGCGGATCGCGACCGAAGCCGCGGGTGTGCAGGTCCGGTAGGTCTGCTGAAAGCCGTTGTAGCCACGGTTGAAGCCGGCGATCATGCGGGCGCGGCGGTCGCCGGAAGGGGTTTCGGCATCGATCAGCGCCTGCATTTCGTTGCGCCACTTCGCCCCCTCATTGGCGCCGCAAATGCCCCGGAGGTAGTGCAGCGTGCCTAGAATCTCAGCCAGCCGCTGCAGGTCGCCGTCAAACGGCGCAGCCGCGTCCTGGGCGCGTGCGGGGGCCAGGTGGCATGCCGAAATGAGAATGAGGGCGGCGAGGGCGTGTTTGAGCATTTGAGGGCCGATATGCCCCCTCAATACGCCGGAGGCAAGACGTGAGGTGCCGGTAGGGACCCCCTAGACCAGCTTCCGGGCGGCCTCGATGACCTCCAGCAGGCCGCCGGTGACCTTTAGGTTGCCGAGCCCATCCGGCGCCAGCCATTTGAAATCGTCGTGCTCGTCGTTCAGGACCGGCTCCCGGGCCGCCCAGCGCGCCGCGAACGACATAATCACGTAGTGCCCGCCGCCGCCGGCCCCGGGCAGCACCTCGCGCCAGCCGGCCAGGCCCAAAATATCGATTCGCAAACCGGTTTCCTCGTCCACCTCGCGGTGGAGCGCGGCATGCAGGGATTCGCCGAATTCGACCCGGCCGCCGGGGAGCGAGTAGAAGCCCTTTCCCGGCGAGCGGGCGCGGCGGACCAGCAGCACCTTACCGTCGCGGAAGATCGCGCCGCTGACGGCGAGCTGGGGGCGGATCGGCTGGATAGGGGCCAAGGGTGAATCCGGTAAGCGGGGAACTCGCCGGGACCATCATGCCCGATCGGTCCGCGCAGGTCTAATGCAGCCCCGCTCAAGCGAAGCGTGAGGCGGCTAGTTCGACATCACGGCCTCGAAGTCCGCCTCGGCATGGCCGTTGATGACGCCACCAGCCATCGCAACCAGCGGCTTGACCCAGGCGGTGGCCTGTTCGGCCAGCGTGGCGCGGGTTTTGTCCTGCTGGGCTTCGCGCATCGCCTTGCCTACCGCGGTCAGGATCGAGGTCATGGTCGCCGTGAGCTTGTCGAAATCGGCACGGACCTTGGGATCGGCGCCTTCATAAGCCTCGATCGCGAGGTCGCGCGCCTTGAAGTTTGAGGCCCAGAAGTGCTCGGCGTAGGACAATGGGGTCCAGGTGAGAAAATCCTCGGCGCATTCCGGCATGTCCGGAACCATTTCGAGCAGCATGATGGCTTCGTTGAAATGATTCAGATAGTCGGTGGCGAGCCCGGTGCGGGGATTGATGTTGGCGGCGCGCAACTGCTCCGCGCGGGCCTCGTCTATACGGCCCGTCGGTGGCGGCATCATGGGATCGGATCGCACTTCTGTGGCGGCCGTGGAGGTCATCCATCCCACTGTTAACATCTGGGGTTAACACCTATTAAACAGAAGCTTATGTTGGTTAGATAATGTGCGGACGCTTCGTCATCACCTCGCCGCCGGAGGCGCTTCGGCAAATCTTCGGCTATATCGAGCAGCCCAATTTCCCGCCGCGGTATAATATCGCGCCGACTCAACCGATTCCGGTGGTGATTCTGGAAAACGGCGGCCGCCACTTTCGGCTGATGCGCTGGGGCCTGGTGCCGGCTTGGGTGAAAGATCCCCGTAAATTTACGCTCCTGATCAACGCGCGCTCCGAGACGGTTCTCGACAAGCCCGCATTCAAAAACGCCATCAAGCGGCGGCGCTGCCTGATCCCGGCAGACGGCTATTACGAATGGCAGGACGCTGGCGGCCGCAAGCGGCCGTTCTTCATCCATCGCCGCGACGGCCGTCCCGTCGGCTTTGCCGCACTCGCGGAGACCTGGATGGGGCCGAACGGCGAGGAGACTGACGGCGTCGCCATCGTCACCGCGCCCGCGAGCCGCGATCTCGCCACGCTGCATCACCGCGTGCCCGTGACGATCGCGCCTGACGAATTCGAGCGCTGGCTCGACGGCCGCATCCACGACGCCGAGGACGTCATGCCGCTGCTGCGCGGGCCTGTTGAAGGCGAATTCGCCTGGCACGAGATTTCCAGCCGCGTCAACCGCGTGGTCAATGACGATGCGCAATTGCTGCTGCCGATTACGGAGGAGGAGCGTGCGGCGGAGGAGCCGAAGCCTGCGAAGCGAGCTGCGCCGCGTAAGGTGGCGGCGGTGCCGGAGGATGACGGGCAGGGCTCGCTGTTTTGAAGTGGGACTCAACCTGAGTCGTTTCCTCGCAATTCCCTGTCAGACCTCATCCTGAGGAGCGCGTCTTCGCGCGTCTCGAAGGATGAGTGGCACCAGCGGGGCCGCATGGTTCGAGACGCGCTACGCGCTCCTCACCATGAGGGTTATACGGTCGTGCGGTGGGCACGCTGCGCTTTGCCCACCCTACGGTCTACGGTCCTCACTTAAAAATATTCAGCGCTGCGTATTGCAGCAGCATGATCGTCTTGGCGTCGACGATGCGGCCGTCCGATATCATCGCGAGCGCCTGGTCGATCGGCAATTCCAGCACCTCGATGTCCTCGCCTTCGTCGGCCAGTCCACCGCCGTCACCGACCCGCATCGCAGCTTCGTATTCGGCGACGAAGAAGTGCAGCTTCTCCGTAATCGAACCGGGACTCATGAAGGCCTCGAACACCTTGCGCACATCGTGCAATCGATAGCCGATTTCCTCCTCCGCCTCCGTGCGAATCCGATTCTCGGGAGTCTCGTCATCGAGCATGCCGGCGGCGGCCTCGATCATGAGATCGTCGTGACCGGCACGATAGGGCGGCAGGCGGAACTGGCGCGTCAGCACGACGGTGCGGCTTGCGACATTGTACGCCAGCAGCGCTGCGGCATGACCGCGGTCGAAAACCTCCCGCTTCATCGTCTGCCATTCGCCGCTGCCGCGGCGATAGTCGAACTCGACTTCCTCCAACCGATAGTGCCGGTCGGAGAGCACGCTGACGTTCTTGACGCGGACACGATCTGCGAGGCTCATGGCAATCCCTCAGCTCACCGCGGCGGCTCGCGGCCGTCGAGCCATTTCGCGAAGAACAGGATCTGCTGCTCGCCGAATCCGATCGACTGATAGAACGCGGCGACATCAGAGTTTTCCGGCCGCACCAGCAATTGCAGTTTCGGTATGCCCGCCGCGCGCAGCCAGTCCTCGGCCGCGTTCATGATGGCGCGGCCATAGCCTTGCGCGCGGCGATCGGGATCGGTGGCGACGTAATAGACCCAGCCGCGATGGCCGTCATGGCCGACCATGGCGGTCGCGACGATCGCGCCACCCTCGCGGCCGATCAGCACGGTCGAGTTCGGCCCGCGGCGGGCGAGGGCAATGTCGCTGGCGGGATCGTTCCACGGCCGCGTCAGGCCGCAGGCCTGCCACAGCGCGATCCCGGCCGCGACGTCGGCATCCACGATGTCGGTGATGGAGAGCGCAGACACGGGCTTCGTCGCGGGTGCTGTCACAGCACCTTGCCCGGATTCATGATGCCGAGCGGATCGAGCATCGCCTTGATGCCGCGCATCAGTTCGATCGCAACCTTGTCCTTGACGTCGGGCAGTTCGTCGCGCTTGAGCACGCCGATGCCGTGCTCGGCGGAAATCGATCCGCCCATCCGCAGCACGATCGCGAACACCACCTCGTTCACCTCATGCCAGCGCGACATGAAGTCGGCGGTATTGCCGCCGATCGGCTGGCTGACATTGTAGTGGATGTTGCCGTCGCCGAGATGGCCGAACGGCACCGGCCGCGAGCCCGGAATGAGTTTTACAACCGCCGCATTGGCTTCCTCGATGAACGCAGGAACGGCCGCAACCGGCACCGAGATGTCGTGCTTGATCGAGCCGCCTTCCGGCTTCTGCGCCGCCGACATCTCGTCGCGCAGTTTCCAGAACGCGGCGCGCTGGGAGAGATTTGCCGCGATCACGGCATCATCGACGATGCCTTCTTCCATTCCTTTGGCGAGGATCGCTTCCAGCGCGTCACGCGCGTCGTCGCGCGAGGACGACAATTCCATCAGCACGTACCAGGGGTGCTTGGTCGAGAGCGGATCGCGGATGTCGATGCCGTGACGCAGGCTGAAATCGACGGCGATGTCGGCCAGCAATTCGAAGCTGGTCAGGCTGCCGGCGGCCTCATTCTGCGCAATCGACAACAGTTTCAGCGCCTGCGCCGGCGATTGGAGACCGACATAGGCGGTCTCCACTGCACGCGGCTTCGGAAACAGCTTTAGCGTCGCCGCGGTGATGATGCCAAGCGTGCCCTCGGCGCCGATGAAGAGGTTGCGCAGATCGTAGCCGGTATTGTCCTTTTTCAGTTTGGACAATCCGTTCAGGATCCGGCCATCCGCCAGCACGACCTCGAGCCCGAGCGCCATCTCGCGCGCTACGCCATACGCGAGTGCCGCCGTGCCGCCGGCATTGGTGGAGAGATTGCCGCCGATGGTGCAACTGCCCTCGGCGCCGAGCGACAATGGGAACAGGCGATCGACTTCGGCCGCGCGAGCTTGCGCGATCTGCAGCACCACGCCGGCCTCGCACGTCATGGTGTTGGAGGCGGGATCGATCTCGCGGATTTTGTCGAGCCGCCGCATCGACACGACGACCTCGCCATGATGCGGCGTCTGCCCGCCGACCAGGCCGGTATTGCCGCCCTGCGGGACCAGCGCGATCCTGTGTTCGCTGGCGAGCTTGCAGATCGCGGACACTTCTGCCGTCGAACCCGGCCGCAGCACCAGTGGCGAGCGGCCGTGGAACAGGTCGCGTTCCTCGGTGACGTAGGGTGCAATATCGGCGGCATCGGTCACCGCGTATTTGTCGCCGACAATAGCGCGAAATTTTGCGATCAACTCGGCGGGAAGCGGCGGCAGGGAACCTTGCACAGATCCTTGGACAGATCCTTGGACGATATTCATTTTTTTCTCTTTCATTCCCGCCCCACCGCTGCGCGGCGCAGCCGGTCGTTGATGGCTTCGCCCAATCCTTCGTCGGGAATTGCCATCACCGCGATGGTGCGCACGCCTTTGCTGTCGAGCGCGCGAAGATGTCCGAACAGGTTGGCGGCGGCCTCGTCGAGATCGCCGCGCTCCGACAGATTCATCACGCTCGAGGCGGCGTCAATTCCCGAAATTGCTCCGAGGCCAAACGCGAGCAATGCTTCGCCCGGCTCGAGCGCGACGGCATTGAGCCGCACACGCGCGCGCGGCGCGTAATGCGAGGCCAGCATGCCCGGCGCCAGCGGCTGCCCGCTTTCGCTTTGGGCATCCGCCGGCTGCACCAGCGCGCGGCCAAGCACGCGCTCGATCTCGGCGCGCGGCAGGCCGCCGGGGCGCAGCAGCATCGGCGCGTCAAAGCAGCCGACGATGGTCGATTCGACGCCGACCTCGACCGCACCGCCATCGACGATCAGGTCGATCCGCCCCGCGAGGTCGCTCTGCACATGGGCCGCGGTAGTCGGCGAGACGTGGCCCGAGATGTTCGCGGACGGCGCCACAACCGGCCCGCCGAACTCGCGCAGGATGTCGCGCGCCACCGGGTGGGCCGGAATGCGGACCGCAACCGTATCGAGGCCCGCCGTGGCGAGATCGGCGACTGCGCAACCTTCCGTCTTCGGCAGCACCAGCGTCAGCGGGCCGGGCCAGAACGCTTCGGCGAGCGCCGTCGCAGCCGCGTCAAACCGGGCGATTTGCCGCGCGGCGGCGAGATCGCCGACATGGGCGATCAGCGGGTTGAAGGCGGGCCGGCCCTTGGCCTGGTAGAGGCGGGCGATCACGGCCGGATTGGTGGCGTCGGCGCCGAGGCCGTAGACCGTCTCGGTCGGGAACGCCACCAGTCCGCCCGCTGAAAGTGCACGCGCGGCAGCCGCCACGGCGGCCTCGCCGGCGGGCAAAATCTGGGTTTTCAGGCCAACATTCACTGTGATTAATTTCCTTAATTCGGCTGCTTGCGGTCGCCGAAACCCAAGGCTATAAGCCGCGTTCCAAGTCGGAGTGTGGCTCAGCCCGGTAGAGCACTGCGTTCGGGACGCAGGGGTCGCAGGTTCGAATCCTGCCACTCCGACCATCCTTTCAAGTACTTATACTTTCGACGATTTTTGCGCGCAATGAAATGCGCAATGAATTGAAGGAGAACTGGTGGCCGAGTTCGGGGATCACCTTGAGAAGCTTCTTTCCGCTTGGAAGGCATTGCTGC
This genomic window contains:
- a CDS encoding sigma-70 family RNA polymerase sigma factor; the encoded protein is MAMDHEQLVRKAREGDVSAFVDLTRRFQHFAFGSALAQVRDFQQAEDIVQEAFVAAWSALPTLDEPRAFPGWLRGIVRHHAFRVLRRKQLHAVPMAEAEEIPSDDPTAEHIVEQRRQAAAALAAISELPGALREPATLFFVHECSHQDVATFLGLSVATVNNRLHAARTHLKQRMLTMVTDTLHAQGLPDDFASRIGRLIETHGDIVEALFDPASPPDLMSELTVSDEARKQGVTIQVMQRPGGGLVRGIATAPVTALPRGATVLNARRRATAPINHMQLERLLPLLAAATTDGRQSNEVVETGIKVIDVMCPIRGGGSVAIAGEYGTGITVNMEEIVRRISKGVHPVTLFVLYPPPSDIWPPSLDEKRSIADALKAEGYSEGTVGSVQTFFLGGEHQPWTTEKLAKLASIDTVIHLTRNMILQKNYPGVDLLTTRSRLVDDNLIGAEELDIARRAREAIALLGAAEDTPQAGAETVALQRARKLQAFFSQPFFVAEPFTKRPGSYVSRTEALRSSREILDGRHDDLPADAFYFTGGIEEIRGRMGGT
- a CDS encoding HAD family hydrolase, translating into MDAIYFDLDGTLTDPKPGITRSIQYALQRLDHHTIPTEDELTWCIGPPLRSSFVKLLGDHSADRAVTLYRERFSDIGLYENGVYDGIDEVLTALRASGHRLFVATSKAHVFAERIIDHFGLRKHFERVFGAELDGTRVDKSHLLEYALKEVSVDPTKALMIGDRSHDMVGAKSNRMKGVGVLYGYGSRAELIEAGAHRVCATPGAILSCIS
- a CDS encoding TIGR02301 family protein, producing the protein MLKHALAALILISACHLAPARAQDAAAPFDGDLQRLAEILGTLHYLRGICGANEGAKWRNEMQALIDAETPSGDRRARMIAGFNRGYNGFQQTYRTCTPAASVAIRRYIEEGSKISRDLTARYAN
- a CDS encoding NUDIX hydrolase codes for the protein MAPIQPIRPQLAVSGAIFRDGKVLLVRRARSPGKGFYSLPGGRVEFGESLHAALHREVDEETGLRIDILGLAGWREVLPGAGGGGHYVIMSFAARWAAREPVLNDEHDDFKWLAPDGLGNLKVTGGLLEVIEAARKLV
- a CDS encoding SOS response-associated peptidase → MCGRFVITSPPEALRQIFGYIEQPNFPPRYNIAPTQPIPVVILENGGRHFRLMRWGLVPAWVKDPRKFTLLINARSETVLDKPAFKNAIKRRRCLIPADGYYEWQDAGGRKRPFFIHRRDGRPVGFAALAETWMGPNGEETDGVAIVTAPASRDLATLHHRVPVTIAPDEFERWLDGRIHDAEDVMPLLRGPVEGEFAWHEISSRVNRVVNDDAQLLLPITEEERAAEEPKPAKRAAPRKVAAVPEDDGQGSLF
- a CDS encoding NUDIX domain-containing protein; the protein is MSLADRVRVKNVSVLSDRHYRLEEVEFDYRRGSGEWQTMKREVFDRGHAAALLAYNVASRTVVLTRQFRLPPYRAGHDDLMIEAAAGMLDDETPENRIRTEAEEEIGYRLHDVRKVFEAFMSPGSITEKLHFFVAEYEAAMRVGDGGGLADEGEDIEVLELPIDQALAMISDGRIVDAKTIMLLQYAALNIFK
- a CDS encoding GNAT family acetyltransferase; amino-acid sequence: MSALSITDIVDADVAAGIALWQACGLTRPWNDPASDIALARRGPNSTVLIGREGGAIVATAMVGHDGHRGWVYYVATDPDRRAQGYGRAIMNAAEDWLRAAGIPKLQLLVRPENSDVAAFYQSIGFGEQQILFFAKWLDGREPPR
- a CDS encoding FAD-binding oxidoreductase, whose protein sequence is MNIVQGSVQGSVQGSLPPLPAELIAKFRAIVGDKYAVTDAADIAPYVTEERDLFHGRSPLVLRPGSTAEVSAICKLASEHRIALVPQGGNTGLVGGQTPHHGEVVVSMRRLDKIREIDPASNTMTCEAGVVLQIAQARAAEVDRLFPLSLGAEGSCTIGGNLSTNAGGTAALAYGVAREMALGLEVVLADGRILNGLSKLKKDNTGYDLRNLFIGAEGTLGIITAATLKLFPKPRAVETAYVGLQSPAQALKLLSIAQNEAAGSLTSFELLADIAVDFSLRHGIDIRDPLSTKHPWYVLMELSSSRDDARDALEAILAKGMEEGIVDDAVIAANLSQRAAFWKLRDEMSAAQKPEGGSIKHDISVPVAAVPAFIEEANAAVVKLIPGSRPVPFGHLGDGNIHYNVSQPIGGNTADFMSRWHEVNEVVFAIVLRMGGSISAEHGIGVLKRDELPDVKDKVAIELMRGIKAMLDPLGIMNPGKVL
- a CDS encoding L-threonylcarbamoyladenylate synthase, encoding MNVGLKTQILPAGEAAVAAAARALSAGGLVAFPTETVYGLGADATNPAVIARLYQAKGRPAFNPLIAHVGDLAAARQIARFDAAATALAEAFWPGPLTLVLPKTEGCAVADLATAGLDTVAVRIPAHPVARDILREFGGPVVAPSANISGHVSPTTAAHVQSDLAGRIDLIVDGGAVEVGVESTIVGCFDAPMLLRPGGLPRAEIERVLGRALVQPADAQSESGQPLAPGMLASHYAPRARVRLNAVALEPGEALLAFGLGAISGIDAASSVMNLSERGDLDEAAANLFGHLRALDSKGVRTIAVMAIPDEGLGEAINDRLRRAAVGRE